Below is a genomic region from Candidatus Dormiibacterota bacterium.
AGGATCAACGTGATCTGGATCGCGCATGGGAGCTGGCTCGCCGACACGATAGCCACCCGATTTGCGACATGATCTACGTTGCACCGGCTGAGCGAACTCAGACGGAGCTGATCACGGGAGACGAGGCGCTTCGACGCCGGCTCGCCCATCTGACTTGGATCGTTGGCCTAGCCCACGCGCTGGGTGACTCGCCGGCCTCAGAGCGCTGAATTAATCCCGAGGATGTTCGATCAGTGTCCGCCACGGGCTGTGACCAACACCTGGCCAACCTCGACCATCTACGGCTCATAAGGCCGCGCCGGACCGTTGCGCGTCAGTGTTCCTATTGGCCTAGCAGGAGACCCAGACGACCGGCCGCCAACTAACCCCGTTCACGTTGGCGTCCACGGTGGCGAAGGTGATCCGGCTTACCTCTTGGGAGCCGGGTGGAAGGCAGTCCGGCCGCCCGGCGTCGTGCCATGAGCCACTCGCGTCCCGCCACTTGACACCGTCAACGGGAATCGCGTATGCCCATCCATCGCCGCAGGTTGCAGTGGCCTGAGTGGGCGCAACATACGCCCTGCAAGACCGAATAGTCAGGCCCGAACGATTGACGCCAACCAAGAATCCAAGGAGCCCGGCCAGCAGACAACTCGACGCCACGATGACCAACCATCTTTTCACGATGGCGCTTCTCTGGCCGCTCGAGCCCACCCCTGTTTGCACCAGTTATCGCTTCCTACCGTTGGCTCGCGGCGTCGCGATTTGTAACGTCACGCGAGTGTAGCACCGCTCCAATTCGATTGTTCGAATAGTGTCCGCCACGGGCTATGACCTTTCTCAGACCTCGTCCCACTCCACGTTTGTAGGCCGCTGGCCAGTTTCAAAGAACAGGCGCATAGCTTTGCGCGCAGCGGCGATGCCTACGGCAAATGACCTCGGGAATTCAGACCAGCGACCACCGTAGAAGAACACGACCAGACCTTGCGAGTCTCGGTCGCCTTTGCTGGCGTAGTACGGGGGATCGCCGCTCGCTTGGACCCAGCTCAGAATGGATTCCTCACGTCCCAAGCCGATCGCGAGGCTATCGCCCGCTGACGACATCAGCTCTACTATGAACGGCCTTTCACGAGCTTGCTCCGCCAGATCATCAAGGAGCCGATCGACTTCCTCGACGGACGCGGCCTCCGCTCGGCCGTTTTCTTCCCATTCGATTCTCGGCGGCCCCCACTGCTCCATCTGAGGAGGTTATCCGCTTAAGCAAACCGGGCGCAGCCAGCAGATTCGGCTG
It encodes:
- a CDS encoding Imm1 family immunity protein — its product is MEQWGPPRIEWEENGRAEAASVEEVDRLLDDLAEQARERPFIVELMSSAGDSLAIGLGREESILSWVQASGDPPYYASKGDRDSQGLVVFFYGGRWSEFPRSFAVGIAAARKAMRLFFETGQRPTNVEWDEV